In one window of Streptomyces sp. FXJ1.172 DNA:
- a CDS encoding peptide deformylase, protein MAPSRDHAQLTERVEELLAAGGPLPIVAAGQPVLRHGAEPYDGQLGPALLARFVEALRVTMHAAPGVGLAAPQVGVPLRIAVIEDPAPVPEEVAAARGRVPQPFRVLVNPVYEPVGTARAAFFEGCLSVPGWQAVVARHTEVRLRGADEQGRALDEVVTGWPARIVQHETDHLDGTLYLDRAELRSLSTHEAVAALWAQPTPDAAAEALGFELP, encoded by the coding sequence ATGGCACCCTCCCGTGATCACGCGCAACTCACCGAGCGGGTCGAGGAACTCCTCGCCGCCGGCGGCCCCTTGCCCATCGTCGCCGCCGGACAGCCGGTGCTGCGGCACGGCGCCGAGCCGTACGACGGCCAGCTCGGTCCCGCCCTGCTCGCCCGCTTCGTCGAGGCCCTGCGCGTCACCATGCACGCCGCTCCCGGCGTGGGCCTGGCCGCGCCGCAGGTCGGTGTACCGCTCAGGATCGCGGTCATCGAGGACCCGGCGCCGGTGCCCGAGGAGGTCGCGGCGGCCCGGGGCCGCGTCCCGCAGCCGTTCCGGGTCCTGGTCAACCCCGTGTACGAGCCCGTGGGCACCGCGCGCGCCGCGTTCTTCGAGGGCTGCCTGAGCGTGCCGGGCTGGCAGGCGGTGGTGGCCCGGCACACCGAGGTACGGCTGCGGGGTGCGGACGAGCAGGGGAGGGCGCTGGACGAGGTGGTCACCGGCTGGCCGGCCCGGATCGTCCAGCACGAGACCGACCACCTCGACGGCACCCTCTACCTGGACCGCGCCGAACTGCGCTCCCTGTCCACGCACGAGGCCGTGGCGGCCCTGTGGGCCCAGCCGACGCCGGACGCGGCGGCCGAGGCCCTCGGTTTCGAACTCCCCTGA
- a CDS encoding dihydrolipoyl dehydrogenase family protein, producing the protein MTETEVIAYDVVVLGAGPVGENVADRTRAAGLTTAIVESELVGGECSYWACMPSKALLRPVIAQADARRLPGLDGAVQGPLDTPAVLARRDEYTSHWKDDGQAAWVRGIGADLYRGHGRLAGPRTVTVTAPDGTVTTLTARHAVAVATGTRAQLPDLPGLAEVKPWTSREATSAEAAPARLIVVGGGVVATEMATAWQALGSRVTLLVRGKGLLNRMEPFAGELVAEALTEAGADVRTGVSVASVTRENGTAVVVTDAGERLEADEILFATGRVPHTDDIGLDTVGLEPGSWLDVDDSLRVTGTDWLYAVGDVNHRALLTHQGKYQARIAGAAIAARAAGSTPLEEPWGAHAATADHHAVPQVVFTDPEAAAVGLSLAEAEQAGHRVRAVDVEFSSVAGAGLYGDGYKGRARMVVDLEDESLRGVTFVGPGVGELIHSATVAVAGGVPVGRLWHAVPSYPTLSEVWLRLLEAYRDN; encoded by the coding sequence ATGACGGAAACGGAAGTCATCGCGTACGACGTCGTGGTGCTCGGGGCCGGACCCGTGGGGGAGAACGTCGCCGACCGCACGCGCGCGGCCGGCCTCACCACCGCGATCGTGGAGAGCGAGCTGGTCGGCGGCGAGTGCTCGTACTGGGCCTGCATGCCCAGCAAGGCCCTGCTCAGGCCAGTGATCGCCCAGGCGGACGCCCGCCGCCTGCCCGGCCTCGACGGGGCGGTCCAGGGCCCGCTCGACACCCCGGCGGTCCTCGCCCGCCGCGACGAGTACACCTCGCACTGGAAGGACGACGGCCAGGCCGCCTGGGTGCGCGGCATCGGCGCCGACCTGTACCGCGGCCACGGCCGGCTCGCCGGCCCTCGCACGGTCACCGTGACCGCCCCGGACGGCACGGTCACGACCCTCACAGCCCGGCACGCCGTCGCCGTCGCCACCGGCACCCGCGCCCAGCTGCCCGACCTGCCCGGCCTCGCCGAGGTGAAGCCCTGGACCAGCCGGGAGGCGACCAGCGCCGAGGCGGCGCCCGCCCGGCTGATCGTCGTCGGCGGCGGTGTCGTCGCCACCGAGATGGCCACCGCATGGCAGGCCCTCGGCTCGCGGGTCACCCTGCTGGTGCGGGGCAAGGGCCTGCTGAACCGGATGGAGCCGTTCGCCGGGGAACTGGTCGCCGAGGCGCTCACCGAGGCGGGTGCCGACGTCCGCACCGGTGTCTCCGTCGCCTCCGTCACCCGCGAGAACGGCACCGCCGTGGTGGTCACCGACGCGGGCGAGCGGCTGGAGGCCGACGAGATCCTCTTCGCCACCGGCCGCGTCCCGCACACCGACGACATCGGCCTGGACACCGTCGGCCTGGAACCGGGCTCCTGGCTGGACGTGGACGACAGCCTGCGCGTCACCGGCACCGACTGGCTGTACGCCGTCGGCGACGTCAACCACCGTGCCCTCCTCACCCACCAGGGCAAGTACCAGGCCCGGATCGCGGGCGCGGCCATCGCCGCCCGCGCGGCGGGCAGCACCCCGCTGGAGGAGCCCTGGGGCGCGCACGCCGCCACCGCCGACCACCACGCCGTACCGCAGGTCGTCTTCACCGACCCCGAGGCCGCCGCGGTCGGCCTCTCGCTCGCCGAGGCGGAACAGGCCGGCCACCGTGTGCGCGCCGTCGACGTCGAGTTCTCCTCGGTCGCCGGGGCGGGCCTGTACGGCGACGGCTACAAGGGCCGCGCCCGGATGGTGGTCGACCTGGAGGACGAGAGCCTGCGCGGTGTCACCTTCGTGGGCCCCGGTGTCGGTGAGCTCATCCACTCGGCGACCGTCGCCGTCGCGGGCGGTGTCCCGGTCGGCCGCCTGTGGCACGCGGTCCCCTCGTACCCGACGCTGAGCGAGGTGTGGCTGCGGCTGCTGGAGGCGTACCGCGACAACTGA
- the trxA gene encoding thioredoxin, with protein MSSTVELTKDNFDQTVTENEFVLIDFWASWCGPCRQFAPVYEKAAEDNPDLVFGKVDTEAQPELAAAFNIQSIPTLMIVRDKIAVYAQPGALPAPALTDIIGQARKLDMDEVRKSVAAQQDGAQ; from the coding sequence ATGAGCAGCACCGTGGAGCTGACCAAGGACAACTTCGACCAGACGGTCACCGAGAACGAGTTCGTTCTCATCGACTTCTGGGCGTCCTGGTGCGGGCCGTGCCGGCAGTTCGCGCCGGTCTACGAGAAGGCCGCCGAGGACAACCCCGACCTGGTCTTCGGCAAGGTGGACACCGAGGCCCAGCCGGAGCTGGCGGCGGCCTTCAACATCCAGTCGATCCCTACGCTGATGATCGTCCGTGACAAGATCGCCGTGTACGCCCAGCCGGGCGCGCTGCCCGCGCCCGCGCTGACGGACATCATCGGGCAGGCCCGGAAGCTGGACATGGACGAGGTCCGCAAGAGCGTCGCCGCCCAGCAGGACGGCGCGCAGTAA
- a CDS encoding LacI family DNA-binding transcriptional regulator has protein sequence MRSVMVQIPNTPTSADVARLAGVSRATVSYVLNNTSAVRISEPTRRRVHEAARELGYVPHAAARSLRAGHSRMVLMPAPAIPAGPLYSRFLNDLQQALGRLDYTVVQYGTVGLHADEAARAWAELRPVAVLVPGAELGPRGVEVLKRSGARAVVTLGPVRVEGAYALLMDHDAVGHCAGEHLLARGRRRIGVVVPEEPGLEFYSRPRLAGVREAARAADAAVTELPLAYSEQSAARLAARWREWGLDAVFAYNDEYAMLLMRALQDEGLRVPEDVAVIGADDLMLGRLLRPRLSTVHIDLPSGRDLAELVDRAVRDPGGEPEVRTVLGASVIPRESS, from the coding sequence ATGCGGTCTGTCATGGTGCAGATACCGAACACGCCCACGAGCGCCGACGTCGCCCGCCTGGCCGGAGTCTCACGCGCGACCGTGTCCTACGTCCTCAACAACACCAGCGCCGTACGGATCAGCGAACCGACGCGCCGGCGCGTCCACGAGGCCGCGCGGGAACTGGGGTACGTGCCCCACGCCGCCGCCCGCAGCCTGCGTGCCGGACACAGCCGCATGGTCCTCATGCCCGCCCCCGCGATCCCGGCGGGACCCCTCTACAGCAGGTTCCTCAACGATCTCCAGCAGGCGCTCGGCCGCCTCGACTACACCGTCGTGCAGTACGGCACGGTCGGCCTGCACGCCGACGAGGCCGCCCGCGCCTGGGCCGAGTTGCGGCCGGTCGCCGTCCTGGTGCCCGGCGCGGAACTCGGACCGCGGGGCGTGGAGGTCCTCAAGCGCTCCGGTGCCCGGGCCGTGGTCACCCTCGGCCCCGTGCGCGTCGAGGGCGCGTACGCCCTGCTGATGGACCACGACGCGGTCGGCCACTGCGCGGGTGAGCACCTGCTGGCCCGGGGCCGCCGCCGGATCGGTGTCGTGGTGCCGGAGGAGCCCGGCCTGGAGTTCTACTCCCGGCCCCGGCTCGCCGGTGTGCGCGAGGCCGCGCGCGCCGCGGACGCGGCCGTGACGGAGCTGCCGCTCGCGTACTCGGAGCAGTCGGCCGCCCGGCTCGCGGCCCGCTGGCGGGAGTGGGGGCTGGACGCGGTGTTCGCCTACAACGACGAGTACGCGATGCTGCTCATGCGCGCCCTCCAGGACGAGGGGCTGCGCGTCCCCGAGGACGTGGCCGTGATCGGCGCCGACGACCTGATGCTCGGCCGGCTGCTGCGCCCCCGGCTCAGCACCGTCCACATCGACCTGCCCTCGGGCCGCGATCTGGCCGAACTGGTCGACCGCGCGGTGCGCGACCCCGGCGGTGAGCCGGAGGTGCGCACCGTACTGGGGGCCTCGGTGATCCCGCGCGAGTCCAGCTGA
- a CDS encoding TetR/AcrR family transcriptional regulator gives MLYAGVMSAAPPPFPMPEEPFDAPQLLQVAPVSEEPCLRADAARNRARLLEAAARLIAEHGVAGVTMEAVAAAAKVGKGTVFRRFGDRTGLLMALLDHSDRRLQADFLGGPPPLGPGAPPLDRLRAFGVAVLYRSAEQLDLQLAAQPEPSRRFSHPAIAARRTHITMLLRQIVPHADCDLLAQTLLASLDPALIHHQTRQCGMPMERLEAGWTDLVARVTGTEPPPR, from the coding sequence ATGCTTTACGCTGGCGTCATGTCCGCCGCGCCGCCCCCCTTCCCGATGCCTGAGGAGCCCTTCGACGCGCCTCAGCTGCTGCAGGTCGCCCCTGTCTCCGAGGAGCCGTGCCTGCGCGCCGACGCGGCCCGCAACCGGGCCCGGCTCCTCGAGGCCGCCGCCCGCCTGATCGCCGAACACGGGGTGGCCGGGGTCACCATGGAGGCGGTGGCCGCGGCGGCCAAGGTCGGCAAGGGCACGGTGTTCCGCCGCTTCGGTGACCGCACGGGGCTGCTGATGGCCCTGCTCGACCACTCCGACCGGCGGCTCCAGGCCGACTTCCTGGGCGGGCCGCCGCCGCTGGGCCCCGGGGCGCCGCCCCTGGACCGGCTGCGCGCGTTCGGTGTGGCGGTGCTGTACCGGTCCGCCGAGCAGCTCGACCTCCAGCTGGCCGCCCAGCCGGAGCCCAGCCGTCGCTTCTCCCATCCGGCGATCGCGGCGCGGCGCACGCACATCACGATGCTGCTGCGGCAGATCGTGCCGCACGCCGACTGCGACCTGCTGGCCCAGACCCTGCTGGCCTCGCTCGACCCGGCCCTGATCCACCACCAGACCCGGCAGTGCGGTATGCCCATGGAACGCCTCGAGGCCGGCTGGACCGACCTGGTCGCCCGGGTGACCGGCACCGAACCGCCGCCGCGCTGA
- a CDS encoding NADPH-dependent FMN reductase, whose product MSVRILAFVGSLRAGSHNRQLAEAAVKLAPEGAEVVLFEGLADVPFYNEDIDTEGSVPAAAAKLREAAQAADAFLLFSPEYNGTIPAVLKNAIDWLSRPYGAGAFGGKPVAVIGTAFGQYGGVWAQDEARKAVGIAGGKVIEDIKLSIPGSVTRFAETHPVDDAEVAAQLTEVVARLHGNVGETAAA is encoded by the coding sequence ATGTCTGTCCGTATCCTCGCGTTCGTCGGCAGCCTCCGCGCCGGTTCCCACAACCGCCAGCTCGCCGAGGCGGCCGTCAAGCTCGCTCCCGAGGGCGCCGAGGTGGTGCTCTTCGAGGGCCTGGCCGACGTCCCGTTCTACAACGAGGACATCGACACCGAGGGCAGCGTCCCGGCCGCCGCCGCGAAGCTGCGCGAGGCCGCCCAGGCCGCCGACGCCTTCCTGCTGTTCTCCCCCGAGTACAACGGCACCATCCCGGCCGTGCTGAAGAACGCCATCGACTGGCTGTCCCGCCCGTACGGCGCCGGCGCCTTCGGCGGCAAGCCCGTGGCCGTGATCGGCACCGCCTTCGGCCAGTACGGCGGCGTATGGGCGCAGGACGAGGCCCGCAAGGCCGTGGGCATCGCCGGCGGCAAGGTGATCGAGGACATCAAGCTCTCCATCCCGGGCTCCGTGACCCGTTTCGCCGAGACCCACCCGGTGGACGACGCCGAGGTCGCCGCCCAGCTGACCGAGGTCGTCGCCCGGCTGCACGGCAACGTGGGTGAGACCGCGGCCGCCTGA
- a CDS encoding amidase: MTPDRAPGLAESRRALAGGEVTSVALVERALARIQATQPTLNAFRIVRAEAALAEAEAADRELAAGVRRPLLGVPVAVKDDMDVAGEPTAFGCRGDFPPAAADGEAVRRLRAAGAVIIGKTNTCELGQWPFTEGPAFGDTRNPWHTGHTPGGSSGGSAAAVAAGLVPAALGSDGAGSVRIPASWTHLIGIKPQRGRISTWPHGESFQGITVNGTLARTVADAALLLDAASGNHARDPHRPSALTVADAVGRDLGRLRVAVSLKPPFTALPARLHPQIRARVVEVAGQLAALGHDVEEADPPYGPIGLTFVPRATAGIAERVRDVPDPALLDPRTLGAARMGRLLGGAPLRAARRAETVLHRRIGRFFASYDVILAPTTAAPPPRTGTLSRLGGLATDRAMIAACPYAWPWNVLGWPGVNVPAGFVDGGLPVGAQLLGPAGSEPRLVCLAAQLESELHWHELWPPEPAVDSQPV, translated from the coding sequence ATGACGCCCGACCGCGCCCCAGGCCTCGCCGAGAGCCGACGTGCCCTCGCCGGCGGGGAGGTGACCTCCGTCGCGCTGGTGGAGCGGGCACTGGCCCGGATCCAGGCCACGCAGCCGACGCTGAACGCGTTCCGGATCGTGCGGGCCGAGGCCGCGCTCGCCGAGGCGGAGGCCGCCGACCGGGAGCTGGCCGCCGGGGTGCGGCGCCCGCTGCTCGGGGTGCCGGTGGCGGTGAAGGACGACATGGACGTGGCCGGCGAGCCGACCGCGTTCGGCTGCCGCGGCGACTTCCCGCCGGCCGCAGCGGACGGCGAGGCGGTACGGCGGCTGCGCGCGGCCGGTGCCGTGATCATCGGCAAGACGAACACCTGTGAGCTGGGTCAGTGGCCCTTCACCGAGGGGCCGGCGTTCGGGGACACCCGCAATCCGTGGCACACCGGGCACACGCCCGGCGGCTCGTCCGGAGGTTCCGCCGCCGCCGTCGCCGCCGGGCTCGTGCCCGCCGCGCTCGGCTCCGACGGCGCCGGTTCGGTCCGGATCCCGGCCTCCTGGACCCATCTGATCGGCATCAAACCGCAGCGCGGGCGCATCTCGACCTGGCCGCACGGAGAGTCCTTCCAGGGCATCACGGTCAACGGCACCCTCGCCCGCACGGTCGCCGACGCGGCCCTGCTGCTGGACGCGGCGAGCGGCAACCACGCCCGCGACCCGCACCGGCCGTCCGCCCTCACGGTGGCGGACGCCGTCGGACGCGACCTGGGCCGACTGCGCGTCGCCGTGTCGCTGAAGCCTCCGTTCACCGCCCTGCCGGCCCGGCTGCACCCGCAGATACGCGCCCGGGTCGTCGAAGTCGCCGGGCAACTGGCCGCGTTGGGGCACGACGTCGAAGAGGCCGATCCGCCGTACGGGCCGATCGGGCTGACCTTCGTACCGCGCGCCACGGCCGGTATCGCCGAGCGGGTCCGCGACGTGCCCGACCCGGCGCTGCTCGATCCGCGCACCCTGGGCGCGGCCCGGATGGGCCGGCTGCTCGGCGGGGCGCCGCTGCGGGCGGCCCGGCGCGCGGAGACGGTGCTGCACCGCCGCATCGGCCGGTTCTTCGCTTCCTACGACGTGATCCTCGCGCCCACGACGGCCGCTCCCCCGCCCCGGACAGGCACCCTGTCCCGGCTGGGCGGACTCGCCACGGACCGCGCGATGATCGCCGCCTGTCCCTATGCCTGGCCGTGGAACGTGCTGGGCTGGCCGGGCGTGAACGTGCCCGCCGGCTTCGTCGACGGCGGCCTGCCAGTCGGCGCCCAGCTGCTCGGCCCGGCCGGCAGCGAGCCCCGGCTGGTCTGCCTCGCCGCACAGTTGGAGTCGGAGCTGCACTGGCACGAGCTGTGGCCACCGGAGCCGGCGGTGGATTCCCAGCCCGTGTGA
- a CDS encoding helix-turn-helix transcriptional regulator produces the protein MSTRESPRRREVLDVLRAAPSPLGVAETAQRMGVHANTVRFHLDALAAEGLVECRTAPSSGPGRPRTVYTARPGMDRGGTRDYRLLARVLLSRWASADPAEARAEAMETGRAWGGHLVDPPRPSERPSAERSVAVLVALLDDLGFAPRPEGQEGPEEEEPDGGEEPDGGEEPDGQESPGGPPGRIRLRHCPFLELAEEYGRLVCPLHLGLMQGALARLGSPLTATALEPFAEPDSCVAHLAEADAA, from the coding sequence GTGAGCACACGCGAGAGCCCGCGGCGCCGGGAAGTGCTGGACGTGCTGCGCGCCGCACCCTCGCCCCTCGGTGTCGCGGAGACGGCGCAGCGGATGGGCGTCCACGCCAACACGGTCCGGTTCCATCTGGACGCCCTGGCCGCCGAGGGCCTGGTCGAATGCCGGACCGCACCGTCCTCGGGACCCGGCCGGCCTCGTACGGTCTACACCGCGCGCCCCGGCATGGACCGCGGCGGCACCCGTGACTACCGGCTGCTCGCCCGCGTCCTGCTCAGCCGGTGGGCGTCCGCCGACCCCGCCGAGGCGCGCGCGGAGGCGATGGAGACGGGCCGCGCCTGGGGCGGTCACCTGGTGGACCCGCCGCGCCCGTCCGAACGGCCGTCGGCCGAACGCTCGGTGGCCGTGCTCGTCGCCCTGCTGGACGACCTGGGCTTCGCCCCCCGGCCGGAAGGACAGGAAGGGCCGGAAGAAGAGGAGCCGGATGGAGGAGAGGAGCCGGATGGAGGAGAGGAGCCGGATGGACAGGAGAGCCCTGGCGGGCCGCCCGGCCGGATCCGCCTGCGGCACTGTCCCTTCCTCGAACTCGCCGAGGAGTACGGCCGGTTGGTCTGTCCGCTCCATCTCGGTCTGATGCAGGGCGCGTTGGCCCGGCTGGGCTCCCCGCTGACGGCCACCGCACTGGAACCCTTCGCCGAACCGGACTCCTGCGTGGCCCACTTGGCCGAGGCCGACGCGGCCTGA
- a CDS encoding type II toxin-antitoxin system PemK/MazF family toxin, which yields MSTFTEENVPGRYGPHATTEADPREVGRVRTEYSPAHDGDPDPGEIVWTWVPFEEHDGRGKDRPVLVVAREAAGTFLAVQLTSKRHDGDRDYVAIGSGPWDRSDRDSWVDVDRVLRLHEEGMRREACALDRGRFDLVRRRLHERYGWT from the coding sequence GTGAGCACGTTTACCGAAGAGAACGTCCCCGGCCGGTACGGCCCCCACGCCACCACCGAGGCGGACCCGCGCGAGGTCGGCCGGGTGCGCACCGAGTACTCCCCGGCCCACGACGGCGACCCCGACCCGGGCGAGATCGTGTGGACCTGGGTGCCGTTCGAGGAGCACGACGGCCGGGGCAAGGACCGCCCGGTGCTGGTCGTCGCCCGGGAGGCGGCGGGCACCTTCCTCGCCGTGCAGCTGACCAGCAAGCGGCACGACGGCGACCGGGACTACGTGGCGATCGGCAGCGGGCCGTGGGACCGCTCGGACCGGGACTCCTGGGTGGACGTGGACCGGGTGCTGCGGCTGCACGAGGAGGGCATGCGCCGCGAGGCGTGCGCGCTGGACCGGGGGCGGTTCGACCTGGTCCGCCGGCGGCTGCACGAGCGCTACGGCTGGACCTGA
- a CDS encoding TIGR02452 family protein: MSARLRGIAAETERIVAAGRYRAPDGREVSLGADIEAARAGTRMFGPEPVPVRQPGDARATEEAAAEGTVFEVTGESSLEAARRLAGAPVAVLNFASARNPGGGYLNGAQAQEEALCRASALYTCLLTARSFYDHHRADRDPFYTHRVIHSPAVPVFRDDRGRLLAEPFRAGFLTAAAPNAGVVRRTAPERATGLPGALAVRAERVLETAAAHGYRRLVLGAWGCGVFQNDPAEVAGAFRALLGPGGRFARTFDHVVFGVLDRTPGATVREAFARAFAQSRQQRVPQGGQVQP, from the coding sequence GTGAGCGCGCGCCTGCGCGGGATCGCCGCGGAGACGGAACGGATCGTGGCCGCGGGCCGGTACCGCGCGCCGGACGGCCGGGAGGTGTCCCTCGGGGCGGACATCGAGGCCGCCCGGGCGGGGACGCGGATGTTCGGACCGGAACCGGTCCCCGTACGGCAACCGGGTGACGCCCGGGCCACGGAGGAAGCCGCCGCCGAAGGCACCGTCTTCGAGGTCACCGGTGAGAGCAGCCTGGAAGCCGCCCGCCGGCTGGCCGGTGCACCCGTCGCGGTCCTGAACTTCGCCTCGGCCCGCAATCCCGGCGGCGGCTACCTCAACGGCGCGCAGGCCCAGGAGGAGGCCCTGTGCCGCGCCTCGGCGCTGTACACCTGCCTGCTCACGGCCCGCTCCTTCTACGATCACCACCGCGCCGACCGCGACCCGTTCTACACGCACCGGGTGATTCACTCACCAGCCGTCCCGGTCTTCCGTGACGACCGGGGCCGGCTGCTGGCCGAACCGTTTCGCGCGGGCTTCCTGACCGCCGCCGCCCCCAACGCGGGCGTCGTACGGCGTACGGCACCCGAGCGCGCCACCGGTCTGCCGGGCGCCCTCGCGGTGCGTGCCGAGCGGGTGCTGGAGACGGCCGCCGCCCACGGCTACCGCCGGCTGGTGCTCGGTGCCTGGGGCTGCGGAGTGTTCCAGAACGACCCGGCCGAGGTCGCGGGCGCCTTCCGGGCGCTGCTCGGCCCCGGCGGCCGGTTCGCCCGCACCTTCGACCACGTGGTGTTCGGGGTGCTGGACCGCACCCCGGGGGCGACGGTGCGGGAGGCGTTCGCCCGCGCGTTCGCGCAGTCCCGGCAGCAGCGGGTGCCGCAGGGCGGTCAGGTCCAGCCGTAG
- the egtA gene encoding ergothioneine biosynthesis glutamate--cysteine ligase EgtA, translating to MSDSNTDGDCTKHRTAVTEAEVEALVRGICFKTGPPRALGVELEWLVHELRAPQLPVTPERLRAVYAALRAVPLHSPLTVEPGGQLELSSLPAASLMECIRSVRADLDTVRGVLAEDGLTLVGIGHDPWHTPRRFLHEPRYDAMETCLDRTGPAGRHMMCASASVQVCVDAGQEEPGPLGHVRRWWLAHHLGPVLVAAFANSPLMGQEPTGWLSTRQLLWMQIGAGRAGAPRLDGGPRAAWARHVLDSPVMCVRRESGPWEVPEGLTFREWTRTRSPRPPTRADLDYHLTTLFPPVRPRGHLELRMIDAQPGEDGWIVPLAVTAALFDDPEAAETAYRTVKPLAERALDLPAPHNPLWTDAARHGLADPELREAAAVCFAAALEALPRLGATAEVTGAVAAFRDRYVARGRCPADDLLDLRRGPDPARPGSTGGTPTDRRRKDIRT from the coding sequence ATGTCCGACTCGAATACCGACGGCGACTGTACCAAGCACCGCACCGCCGTCACCGAGGCCGAGGTGGAGGCCCTGGTCCGGGGCATCTGCTTCAAGACCGGGCCGCCCCGCGCGCTCGGTGTGGAACTGGAGTGGCTGGTTCACGAGCTGCGCGCACCGCAGCTCCCCGTGACACCCGAACGACTTCGAGCGGTGTACGCCGCCCTGCGGGCCGTACCCCTGCACTCGCCGCTCACCGTCGAACCCGGCGGCCAGCTGGAGCTGAGTTCGCTCCCCGCCGCCTCCCTGATGGAGTGCATCCGCAGCGTCCGCGCCGACCTGGACACCGTGCGCGGCGTCCTCGCCGAGGACGGGCTCACCCTCGTCGGCATCGGCCACGATCCCTGGCACACCCCGCGCAGGTTCCTGCACGAACCGCGCTACGACGCCATGGAGACGTGCCTGGACCGCACCGGTCCGGCCGGCCGCCACATGATGTGCGCCTCCGCCTCCGTGCAGGTCTGTGTCGACGCCGGGCAGGAGGAGCCCGGCCCGCTCGGACACGTGCGGCGCTGGTGGCTGGCGCATCACCTGGGCCCGGTCCTGGTGGCCGCTTTCGCCAACTCCCCGCTGATGGGGCAGGAACCGACTGGCTGGCTGTCCACCCGGCAGCTGCTGTGGATGCAGATCGGCGCGGGCCGCGCGGGCGCTCCCCGGCTGGACGGCGGCCCCCGGGCCGCCTGGGCCCGGCACGTGCTGGACTCGCCGGTGATGTGCGTCCGCCGCGAGAGCGGACCGTGGGAGGTGCCCGAAGGGCTCACCTTCCGGGAGTGGACGCGCACCCGCTCACCCCGGCCGCCCACCCGGGCCGACCTCGACTACCACCTGACCACGCTGTTCCCGCCCGTCCGCCCGCGCGGCCACCTGGAGCTGCGCATGATCGACGCGCAGCCGGGCGAGGACGGCTGGATCGTGCCGCTCGCGGTGACGGCGGCGCTGTTCGACGACCCGGAGGCCGCCGAGACGGCGTACCGGACCGTGAAGCCCCTTGCGGAGCGGGCCCTGGACCTGCCGGCCCCGCACAACCCGCTGTGGACCGACGCGGCCCGGCACGGTCTCGCCGACCCGGAGCTGCGCGAGGCGGCCGCCGTGTGTTTCGCGGCGGCGCTGGAGGCGCTGCCCCGGCTCGGGGCCACCGCCGAAGTGACCGGCGCGGTGGCCGCGTTCCGGGACCGCTACGTCGCCCGGGGCCGCTGCCCGGCCGACGACCTGCTGGACCTGCGGCGCGGCCCGGACCCGGCACGGCCCGGCAGTACCGGGGGCACCCCCACCGACCGCCGGAGGAAGGACATCCGCACATGA